From Afipia carboxidovorans OM5, one genomic window encodes:
- a CDS encoding class I SAM-dependent methyltransferase produces the protein MDFLHINRAKAVFDEIYGLDDPRAYFSALGDLDYMIPDVAEPVVRQILSAKASMTGVKPTVLDVGCSYGINAAVHRFPLTFTGLRHRYARREIRAVSSETLVELDRNFYAAWPDVGLARFIGLDISAPAIRYATGVGLLEQGVVADLETGDLSVEDARIVRSADVIMSTGCIGYVTEKTFGKILDATERHPWIISFVLRMFPFEPLAATFAKRGFVTERLAGATFIQRRFHDAEEFENTLATLAALGIDATGLESEGLFHADLILSRPEADARAAPLEDIVTVASGRGRPIGSRYVHVEGDEGLRVALEP, from the coding sequence ATGGATTTTTTACACATCAATCGCGCGAAAGCTGTTTTCGACGAAATTTATGGTTTGGACGATCCAAGAGCCTATTTCTCTGCCCTCGGAGACCTGGATTATATGATCCCGGATGTGGCTGAGCCGGTCGTGCGTCAAATTCTGTCAGCCAAAGCTTCGATGACTGGTGTTAAGCCGACTGTGCTTGATGTCGGTTGTTCATACGGCATCAATGCCGCAGTGCATCGATTTCCTTTGACGTTCACCGGCCTGCGTCATCGCTATGCCCGGCGCGAGATACGGGCGGTCAGTTCGGAAACTCTGGTCGAGCTTGATCGCAATTTTTATGCGGCCTGGCCTGATGTCGGTCTGGCTCGCTTTATCGGGCTCGACATATCGGCTCCCGCGATCAGGTATGCGACGGGCGTCGGCCTTCTCGAGCAGGGCGTTGTCGCGGATCTTGAAACGGGTGATCTATCGGTCGAGGACGCGCGTATTGTCCGTTCCGCTGACGTTATCATGTCAACAGGCTGCATCGGCTATGTGACCGAGAAGACGTTCGGCAAGATTCTCGACGCGACCGAGAGGCATCCGTGGATCATCTCCTTCGTGTTGCGGATGTTTCCATTTGAACCTTTGGCGGCGACATTCGCAAAGCGTGGTTTTGTGACCGAGCGCCTTGCCGGTGCGACGTTCATCCAGCGTCGCTTCCATGATGCGGAGGAATTTGAAAACACCCTGGCCACTTTGGCGGCCCTTGGCATTGACGCGACCGGTCTTGAATCGGAGGGGCTGTTCCACGCCGATCTTATCTTGTCCCGTCCTGAAGCGGACGCGCGTGCCGCTCCCCTGGAAGACATTGTCACGGTCGCCAGTGGTCGCGGCCGGCCCATCGGGTCGCGATACGTTCATGTTGAAGGCGACGAGGGGTTACGGGTCGCGTTGGAGCCATAA
- a CDS encoding ABC transporter substrate-binding protein encodes MAPARRHFLFVVLGALWIAAQPVMAAAETLKVGLVLPLSGQLAEVGRQIDNAMRLYLEQNGDTVEGTRIEVMVRDDEGNPDQTRVAVKSLIEEDKVNVLAGFGTSPAAAVAAPFATDAQIPAVVMGAQTSLVTTRSPYIVRSGATLAQSAATLGTWAAKHGIRNVMALISDFAPGSDALHEFSKAFIAQGGEIADEFKISLEEPAFGPALAQIAQAKPEALFVYVAPWQVHEVLDAIAAQKLREAGVKVIATGDLTDDATLAALGPSALGIITAHFYSAAHPSRVNRSFVEAYRAAYDETPGAMAVSGYDGMRIICEALRAREGDTGGEALLKAMKGLSLKSPRGRVVIDEKSREPVQNIYLRKVERRGEEIVNAEFETIEAVRDPNNSRAEH; translated from the coding sequence ATGGCACCGGCGCGGCGGCATTTTCTTTTCGTTGTGCTCGGTGCCTTGTGGATCGCGGCGCAGCCGGTGATGGCCGCGGCCGAGACGTTGAAGGTTGGTCTCGTGCTGCCGCTGTCCGGACAACTGGCCGAGGTCGGCCGACAGATCGACAACGCGATGCGGCTCTATCTCGAGCAGAACGGCGACACCGTCGAGGGCACGCGCATCGAGGTGATGGTGCGCGACGACGAGGGCAATCCCGACCAGACGCGCGTTGCAGTGAAGAGCCTCATCGAAGAGGACAAGGTCAACGTACTCGCGGGCTTCGGCACCTCGCCGGCCGCTGCTGTTGCCGCGCCGTTTGCGACCGATGCACAGATTCCGGCCGTTGTAATGGGTGCGCAGACTTCGCTCGTCACGACGCGTTCGCCTTACATCGTGCGCTCGGGCGCAACGCTGGCGCAGTCCGCCGCGACGCTCGGCACCTGGGCGGCGAAACACGGCATCCGCAATGTGATGGCGTTGATCTCCGACTTCGCGCCCGGCAGCGATGCGCTGCATGAATTCAGCAAGGCGTTCATCGCGCAGGGTGGCGAGATCGCTGACGAATTCAAGATCTCCCTTGAGGAGCCGGCGTTCGGACCGGCGCTGGCGCAGATCGCGCAGGCAAAGCCCGAGGCGCTATTCGTGTATGTTGCGCCATGGCAGGTGCACGAAGTGCTGGACGCCATCGCTGCGCAGAAACTGCGGGAGGCGGGCGTCAAGGTGATCGCGACCGGCGATCTCACCGACGACGCCACGCTCGCGGCGCTGGGGCCTTCCGCGCTCGGCATCATCACCGCGCATTTCTATTCCGCGGCACATCCGTCACGGGTGAACCGGTCGTTCGTCGAGGCCTATCGTGCGGCCTATGACGAGACGCCCGGCGCGATGGCCGTGAGCGGCTATGACGGCATGCGGATCATTTGCGAGGCGCTGCGTGCACGCGAAGGCGACACGGGCGGCGAGGCGCTTCTCAAGGCAATGAAGGGCCTGTCGCTGAAAAGCCCGCGCGGGCGTGTCGTGATCGATGAGAAGAGTCGCGAACCGGTGCAGAACATCTATCTGCGCAAGGTCGAGCGCCGCGGCGAGGAGATCGTGAACGCCGAGTTCGAAACCATTGAAGCGGTCCGCGATCCGAACAATTCCCGCGCGGAACACTGA
- the purU gene encoding formyltetrahydrofolate deformylase, with protein sequence MPAQQFVLTLSCDNRPGIVSAVSTFLFASGQNILDAQQFDDTETGKFFMRVTFNTVDGSSDLATLRGGFGAIAVPFGMVWQLRERGQHQRVMLLVSKSTHCLADLLYRWRYTDLPMVPTAIVSNHPRETYEGIEFGDIPFHYLPITRETKAEQEAQIWQLVQETKTDLVVLARYMQVLSDDLAAKLSGRCINIHHSFLPGFKGAKPYHQAHARGVKLIGATAHYVTGDLDEGPIIEQDVERISHRDPPEILVRKGADIERQVLARALRYHLEDRVILNGRKTVVFKD encoded by the coding sequence ATGCCTGCCCAGCAATTCGTTCTGACGCTTTCCTGTGACAATCGCCCCGGCATCGTGTCGGCGGTGTCGACCTTTCTGTTCGCGAGCGGACAGAACATCCTCGACGCCCAGCAGTTCGACGACACCGAGACCGGCAAGTTCTTCATGCGGGTGACGTTCAACACGGTGGACGGCTCCTCCGATCTTGCGACGCTGCGCGGCGGCTTCGGCGCCATCGCGGTGCCGTTCGGCATGGTCTGGCAGTTGCGCGAGCGGGGCCAGCACCAGCGCGTCATGCTGCTGGTGTCGAAGTCGACGCACTGCCTCGCCGATCTGCTTTATCGCTGGCGCTACACCGATCTGCCGATGGTGCCGACCGCGATCGTCTCCAACCATCCGCGCGAGACCTATGAGGGCATCGAGTTCGGCGACATCCCGTTCCACTATCTGCCGATCACGCGCGAGACCAAGGCCGAGCAGGAAGCGCAGATCTGGCAACTGGTGCAGGAGACGAAAACCGATCTCGTCGTGCTCGCGCGCTACATGCAGGTGCTGTCCGACGATCTCGCCGCAAAGCTCTCCGGCCGCTGTATCAACATTCACCACTCGTTCCTGCCGGGCTTTAAGGGTGCAAAACCCTACCACCAGGCGCATGCGCGCGGCGTCAAGCTGATCGGCGCGACCGCGCATTACGTCACCGGCGATCTCGACGAGGGTCCGATCATCGAGCAGGACGTCGAGCGCATCAGCCATCGCGATCCGCCGGAAATTCTGGTGCGCAAGGGCGCCGATATCGAACGGCAGGTGCTGGCGCGGGCGTTGCGCTATCATCTCGAGGATCGGGTGATCCTCAACGGCCGCAAGACGGTCGTGTTCAAGGACTGA